Proteins from one Triticum aestivum cultivar Chinese Spring chromosome 7A, IWGSC CS RefSeq v2.1, whole genome shotgun sequence genomic window:
- the LOC123147025 gene encoding cysteine-rich receptor-like protein kinase 10 yields the protein MAIILLLLLSSLTLFPAAADVFCDNVKVLTATLPNKSSSSPVHFATATIGQAPDTVYALALCRGDVLNDTACAECITNVFGKVQNATPPEVECFRAASYYADCILIYNFKDILAPSFTNSTEGENGGDPPFERWNVRNVTGDVPLITGLIHKLLVQTVEKAASASPRRFATGVVDSGTNFPKVYSMAQCTPDLSSGDCLECLQHLLGMINSTMSLRMGGQMGVIRCYFRYDASQFYQGQPMISLGPLAPTPTQHKRRMNKLWVIPIVLIPLAAATFLFSILYYRRITKQRKGELMRLQGSRRSRDLEGEEQLVWQGKNLEFMVFDFQQLLQATNNFSEENKLGQGGFGAVYKGKLADELEIAVKRLSSHSGQGFVEFKNEVQLIAKLQHSNLVRLFGCCSLEEEKILVYEYLPNKSLDFFIFDEKRRALLDWSKLVAIVEGIAHGLLYLHKHSRLRIIHRDLKPSNILLDSEMNPKISDFGLAKIFSSDSTEGNTTRRVVGTYGYMSPEYASEGVFSIKSDVFSFGVIIFEILSGKWNSGSQQYGDFINLLGYAWQLWEEGRGIDLLDTSLVPKGQSPKIMRYINIALLCVQENAADRPTMADVIAMLCTDDMNIDEPKQPAYFNIRVGNEEESSATESCSINDMTISVAIPR from the exons ATGGCGATAATCCTGCTGCTCCTACTCAGCAGCCTCACACTGTTCCCGGCGGCAGCCGATGTATTCTGCGACAACGTTAAGGTCCTTACCGCCACCCTCCCCAACAAATCCTCCTCTTCCCCAGTACACTTTGCCACCGCCACCATCGGCCAAGCCCCCGACACCGTATATGCACTCGCGCTCTGCCGTGGCGATGTCCTCAATGACACAGCCTGCGCCGAGTGCATCACCAACGTATTCGGCAAAGTGCAGAATGCTACGCCGCCAGAGGTAGAGTGCTTCAGGGCTGCCTCCTACTATGCCGATTGTATCCTCATTTACAACTTCAAAGACATCCTCGCTCCCTCATTCACCAATAGTACAGAAGGAGAAAATGGTGGCGACCCTCCTTTTGAGAGGTGGAATGTCAGAAACGTCACCGGCGACGTGCCGCTCATCACTGGTCTCATCCACAAGCTGCTGGTGCAGACAGTGGAGAAGGCAGCCAGCGCGTCGCCGAGGCGGTTCGCCACGGGTGTCGTGGACAGCGGCACAAACTTCCCGAAGGTGTACTCGATGGCACAGTGCACGCCGGACCTGTCTTCCGGGGACTGTCTAGAGTGCTTGCAACATCTCCTTGGCATGATCAACTCCACCATGTCCCTCCGCATGGGAGGGCAGATGGGTGTCATACGGTGTTATTTCAGGTATGATGCGTCTCAGTTCTATCAAGGCCAACCAATGATAAGTCTGGGGCCGCTAGCTCCAACTCCAACCCAACACAAGA GGCGTATGAACAAGCTGTGGGTAATTCCCATAGTTTTAATACCTCTAGCTGCAGCAACATTTCTCTTCTCCATCTTGTACTATCGTCGGATCACAAAACAAAGAAAAG GTGAACTGATGAGGTTACAAGGATCAAGACGTTCTCGGGATTTGGAAGGAGAGGAACAACTAGTTTGGCAAGGCAAAAATTTAGAGTTCATGGTGTTTGACTTCCAACAGCTACTACAGGCCACAAATAATTTTTCGGAAGAAAATAAACTTGGACAGGGTGGCTTTGGTGCTGTATACAAG GGCAAGCTTGCTGATGAATTGGAGATAGCAGTTAAAAGACTTTCTTCACATTCAGGACAAGGCTTCGTAGAGTTTAAAAATGAAGTCCAGCTCATAGCCAAACTACAACACAGTAATTTGGTTAGGCTCTTTGGATGTTGCTCCCTAGAAGAGGAGAAAATATTAGTGTATGAATACTTGCCCAACAAAAGCTTGGATTTCTTTATCTTTG ATGAAAAAAGAAGAGCTTTACTTGATTGGTCCAAACTTGTAGCAATAGTTGAAGGCATAGCACATGGACTTCTTTACCTACATAAGCACTCCCGGTTACGTATCATACATCGAGATCTTAAACCAAGTAACATTCTCTTGGATAGCGAAATGAATCCAAAGATTTCAGATTTTGGTCTAGCAAAAATTTTCAGCTCAGATAGCACTGAAGGAAACACTACTAGAAGAGTGGTTGGTACATA TGGCTACATGTCCCCTGAGTATGCTTCGGAGGGTGTCTTCTCTATTAAATCAGACGTCTTCAGTTTTGGTGTTATTATTTTTGAGATACTTAGCGGAAAGTGGAATTCTGGTAGCCAGCAATATGGTGATTTCATCAATCTTCTTGGATAT GCATGGCAATTATGGGAAGAGGGAAGGGGAATTGATCTTCTTGATACATCATTGGTTCCCAAAGGTCAATCGCCGAAGATTATGAGATACATTAATATAGCATTATTATGTGTACAAGAGAATGCAGCCGATCGACCAACCATGGCAGATGTTATAGCAATGCTATGCACCGACGATATGAACATCGACGAGCCTAAGCAGCCGGCATATTTCAACATAAGGGTCGGAAATGAAGAGGAGTCTTCTGCTACAGAGTCATGTAGTATTAATGACATGACCATATCTGTCGCAATTCCTAGATAG
- the LOC123152797 gene encoding cysteine-rich receptor-like protein kinase 10, which translates to MLIPGVLLLFLMPLSATGTAQLCGSGSNYTTNSTYQSNLAALAATLPTNASSSPQQFAAATAGQAPDAVQALTLCRGDFANDTACADCVAASFQHAQQTCPNDEAATVYYDYDDVNNQRPGCVLGFSGDSDFLSPAAGLTENGTLFEAWNPGNISADATITAADVHKLLTVTAQDSAADAARRYSTAVMDAVPTLYSLAQCTPDLSAGDCLACLQRLIGMVNATTSMRQGGRIFVLRCNIRFETFMFFDQPMRRINPSSITRAPPTGKIMYTNCSFYLILFRSVRLRERRTIKLHGGDHELVWDMETGMLSGFSFFEFDQIQEATGNFSEENKLGEGGFGRVYKGHFLQGMEIAVKRLASHSGQGLAEFKNEVQLIAKLQHRNLVRLLGCCSQGEENILVYEYMPNKSLDFFIFVHADERRKALMDWNRRLSIIEGIAEGLLYLHKHSRLRVIHRDLKPSNILLDNEMNPKISDFGLAKIFSPNNNEENSTRRVVGTYGYMAPEYASEGLFSIKSDVFSFGVLVLEILSGKRNSGSHQCGDFINLLGYAWQLWEDRRWIDIVDASLNSFLPKTHPTEIMRCINIALLCVQENAVDRPNMLDVTAMLSSKTMILREPKHPPYFNLRVGNEEDTSATQSCSINGVTLSIATAR; encoded by the exons ATGCTGATTCCCGGCGTCCTGCTCCTTTTTTTGATGCCGCTGTCGGCAACGGGAACGGCACAGCTCTGCGGCAGCGGCAGCAACTACACCACCAACAGCACCTACCAGTCGAACCTCGCCGCCCTTGCCGCCACCCTCCCCACtaatgcctcctcctcccctcagcAATTTGCCGCCGCAACCGCTGGCCAAGCACCCGATGCCGTGCAGGCACTCACGCTCTGCCGCGGCGACTTCGCCAACGACACGGCATGTGCGGACTGTGTTGCCGCCTCATTCCAGCACGCACAGCAGACATGCCCCAACGACGAGGCCGCCACCGTCTACTACGACTATGACGACGTAAACAATCAGAGGCCAGGCTGCGTCCTCGGCTTCTCTGGTGACAGCGATTTCCTCAGCCCCGCGGCCGGTCTCACCGAGAATGGCACGCTCTTCGAGGCATGGAATCCGGGGAACATCTCCGCGGACGCCACCATCACCGCCGCAGACGTCCACAAGCTGCTGACTGTGACAGCCCAGGACTCGGCCGCCGACGCGGCGAGGCGGTACTCCACAGCGGTCATGGATGCCGTGCCGACGCTCTACTCCCTGGCGCAGTGCACGCCGGACCTCTCTGCGGGAGACTGCCTGGCATGTCTCCAGCGGCTCATCGGCATGGTCAACGCCACCACGTCCATGCGCCAGGGAGGACGGATATTCGTCCTGCGCTGCAACATCAGGTTCGAGACGTTTATGTTCTTCGACCAACCTATGCGGCGGATCAATCCATCCTCCATCACTCGGGCTCCTCCAACAGGCAAGATTATGTACACGAACTGTTCgttttatttaattttgtttc GTTCAGTGAGATTGCGAGAAAGGCGTACTATTAAGTTGCACGGAGGGGATCATGAACTAGTATGGGATATGGAAACAGGAATGTTATCAGGGTTTTCGTTTTTTGAGTTTGATCAGATACAGGAGGCCACGGGTAACTTTTCTGAAGAAAATAAACTTGGAGAAGGTGGATTTGGCCGAGTATACAAG GGACATTTTCTTCAGGGAATGGAGATAGCAGTTAAGAGGCTTGCTTCACATTCAGGACAAGGTTTGGCGGAGTTCAAAAATGAAGTTCAGCTCATAGCCAAGCTTCAACATAGGAATTTGGTGAGACTGCTGGGATGTTGCTCTCAAGGAGAGGAAAATATACTGGTCTATGAATACATGCCGAACAAAAGCTTGGACTTCTTCATATTTG TTCACGCAGATGAACGCAGAAAAGCTTTAATGGATTGGAACAGACGTCTATCAATAATTGAAGGAATAGCAGAAGGCCTTCTTTATCTACATAAGCACTCTCGTCTGCGTGTTATACATCGAGATCTTAAGCCAAGCAACATTCTCTTGGACAATGAAATGAATCCTAAAATTTCGGATTTTGGACTAGCAAAAATATTCAGCCCAAATAACAACGAGGAAAACAGTACGAGAAGAGTAGTTGGTACATA TGGTTACATGGCTCCCGAGTATGCTTCTGAAGGCCTATTCTCTATCAAATCCGATGTATTCAGCTTTGGTGTTTTAGTTCTCGAGATCCTTAGCGGGAAAAGGAATTCCGGTAGCCATCAATGTGGTGATTTCATCAATCTCCTCGGATAT GCTTGGCAGTTATGGGAAGACAGAAGATGGATTGATATCGTTGATGCATCACTTAATTCATTTCTTCCAAAGACTCACCCAACAGAAATTATGAGGTGCATTAACATTGCACTACTATGTGTACAAGAGAATGCAGTAGATCGACCAAACATGTTGGATGTTACTGCAATGCTAAGCAGCAAGACAATGATCCTACGTGAGCCTAAGCACCCACCGTATTTCAATCTAAGGGTTGGCAATGAAGAGGATACTTCTGCTACACAATCGTGCAGTATCAATGGTGTTACGCTATCTATAGCAACTGCTCGATAG